Proteins from a genomic interval of Siniperca chuatsi isolate FFG_IHB_CAS linkage group LG10, ASM2008510v1, whole genome shotgun sequence:
- the vwa1 gene encoding von Willebrand factor A domain-containing protein 1, producing the protein MEIHMSLTWMLLCLLLRPSATQINTPEGVLNCCEGDVLFLLDSSGSVSSYEHSRMLTFLSELLLPFSLGEDQVRVGLLQVGTRPRLEFGFDTHSTQSSLQAALRSIKPLRGDTNTVEALRMAKEWVLRPEAANGARPGLPRVLVWLTDGVKPGDVIGPMAELREEGVAVLVVSTGHGNYQVLRKVVTPPVENHLYFVDIDDMSIITEDLRDAIIEIIRAERIQVRDISSNSAVLQWRPVLTGLTGYYEVRFGPLPTGGPGGDEGGVNETSPSTSGSDYQRLTQSADSSTARLTGLKPDTTYTAKLTPKSNEQAFNALSVTFTTKPEVLSPAVVTVSESGQTSVRVSWGPLQPEMVTSYYIEYSGLPRGKLHAVTVGRTQNSTLLRDLQPDTTYLVTVSAQHTSGKEKAMSVKVCTQEVTPALADLQLTTVGSNSVQVDWKGSVAGLRGYWLTWEGQHSSVPGQRSSLYLPPDSLSTRLTHLPPLARVCVSPIYRTARGEGLCCTAQFHSDALAYGYQS; encoded by the exons ATGGAGATCCACATGTCGTTAACATGGATGCTGTTGTGTCTGCTCCTGCGGCCGTCGGCTACACAGATCAACACACCTGAAGGAG tgctgaaCTGCTGCGAGGGTGATGTCCTCTTCTTACTGGATTCTTCAGGGAGTGTGTCGTCCTACGAGCACTCACGAATGCTCACCTTCTTGTCTGagctcctcctccccttctcaCTGGGAGAGGACCAGGTGAGGGTAGGACTTCTGCAGGTGGGCACCCGACCACGCCTCGAGTTTGGCTTTGACACCCATAGCACTCAAAGTAGCCTCCAGGCGGCTTTGAGGAGCATCAAACCTCTCAGGGGGGACACCAACACAGTGGAGGCGCTGAGAATGGCAAAGGAGTGGGTGCTGAGACCTGAAGCAGCGAACGGGGCTCGGCCGGGGCTCCCGAGAGTGCTGGTGTGGTTGACGGATGGGGTGAAACCGGGTGATGTGATTGGACCAATGGCCGAGCTGCGGGAGGAGGGGGTGGCTGTGCTGGTGGTCTCCACTGGGCATGGCAACTATCAGGTGTTGAGGAAAGTGGTGACCCCGCCTGTGGAAAACCACCTGTACTTTGTGGACATCGATGATATGAGTATCATCACAGAGGACCTGAGGGATGCCATCATTG AGATTATCCGAGCGGAGCGAATCCAGGTCCGTGACATCTCCTCCAACTCTGCCGTGCTCCAGTGGCGACCCGTTCTTACCGGTTTGACGGGCTACTACGAGGTCCGCTTTGGTCCGCTTCCAACGGGAGGACCAGGGGGTGATGAAGGAGGTGTAAATGAGACCAGTCCCAGCACCAGTGGTAGTGATTACCAGAGACTAACCCAATCTGCAGATTCCAGCACTGCCAGGCTAACAGGCCTGAAGCCCGATACCACCTATACCGCCAAACTGACCCCGAAGTCCAATGAACAAGCATTTAACGCACTCTCTGTCACCTTCACAACAAAGCCAG AGGTGCTTAGCCCAGCTGTGGTAACGGTGTCTGAGTCAGGGCAAACAAGCGTTCGGGTGAGTTGGGGTCCTCTTCAGCCAGAGATGGTCACAAGTTATTACATCGAGTACTCCGGCCTGCCCAGGGGCAAGCTCCACGCTGTCACAGTGGGTCGAACACAAAATTCCACGCTCCTCAGAGACCTCCAACCAGATACCACTTACTTGGTCACCGTTAGTGCCCAGCACACCTCGGGCAAGGAGAAGGCCATGTCTGTCAAAGTGTGTACTCAGGAAG TGACTCCAGCCCTGGCAGACCTCCAGCTGACCACAGTGGGTAGTAACTCAGTGCAGGTCGACTGGAAGGGGAGTGTAGCCGGTCTGAGGGGCTACTGGCTCACCTGGGAGGGACAGCACAGCTCTGTACCTGGCCAGCGCTCCTCCCTCTATTTGCCGCCCGACTCTCTGTCAACGCGCCTCACACACCTCCCCCCATTAgctagagtgtgtgtgtcacccaTTTACCGGACGGCGCGGGGAGAGGGACTGTGTTGCACGGCACAGTTTCATTCAG ATGCATTAGCATATGGATACCAGTCGTAG